A segment of the Armatimonadota bacterium genome:
CTTCAGGATCTCCTCGTTGAAGGCGGCGAGGAAGACCAGGAAGAAGAGAAGCCCGACGGCCAGGCGGATGGTCCCGGACTGTCCCACTCCATCGACCAGCGGTTCCAGATTCAGGTCCAGGAACATGTTGTACCCCGCCGCCCAGGGCGCCGCCAGTAGCCCCCAGAGGAAGAGCTTGCCAATCAGGCGCTTGGGCTCCCGTTCGTAGCGGTCCCGGCTGTAGAAGAACCACAGCCAGAGGATTGCCGGGACAAAGGAGGCCATCAGGGCCAGGAGCTGCACCATCGCCCCGTTCCCTATCCCTTCCCGCGCTTGCGATCGATGATGGCCTTGCCGATCTTCAGGGGGATGGCTCCCCCGGGAAGGATCAGGTTCACCGACTCCGCCCCCAGGTCGAACAGCACCTCACGGTTGAAGATCCGCCGCATCTGCTGCTGGAAGCCCGTCCCACCCGCCCGGGCCTCCCCCGTGATGGCATCCAGCTCCACCACACCCCGTTTGCCTCGCGCCTCCCAGGCGTACTCGAAGGCGTAGATGGGGCGGTAGAGGAGGTGGAGGAACTCCACGTCGATGGTCTCCTCGGAGATCTGATCCGCCTCGTAGGGCGTCATCAGTCGTTGCACCAGACGCTGCACCACCGTGAAGGCCTTGACCTCAGGAGGCACGACTACAGCGTCGGCCGGCGCAAACCCGGACAGGTCGACGATCTCCTCCCGGGGCCCGGTCAGGCCCCGGGGTGGGAGCTCCTCCCCCGTCACGCCCTCCACCACGCACTCCTGTCGGTCGTCCTCCTCGCAGTGCTCCACACCGCGGATGATGAAGTGCGGCGGCGGTCCCGCGGCCACAGCGTAGTCCACGCCCTCCACGGTCACCGCCCGCACGCTGGCGTCGGCCACCGGCACCAGGTACTGGCGGCCGCGGTCGAAGACGAGCCGCTTGCGGGCGGCGGCATGCCAGACGGGGAGAAAGCGCTTCTCAATGGCCGCCACGGTGATCTCGTCGCCCTTGGGCCTCAGCAGCAGGCGGGAGAGGGAGCCGAAGGCCACCATCTTGTGGTCCCAGGCCTTCTCCCTCGCTTGCTCCGGGGAGAGGGCGGAGGCCAGGAGGAAGACCTTTTGCTCGCTGACCCTGATCTCCACGGGCGTTCCGGCTACTTGAGAATGACGGCGACGACAAGCAGGGCCATGGCCAGGATCGTCGCTCCCTGGACCAGCGCCACAGCCATGTTGCCGTTCTTCAGCTCGGCCATCTCGTCGATGCCGGGGGCGACGCGGTTGAAGACCCGCATGGCGATGGGAGCCATGATGGCGAAGGCGATCCCGGCGACGACGACCCAGAACAACAGGAAGAGTGCATTGAGCAAGACCCGGCCGTAGTCTGGCCCTCCCAGGGGGATCCCGAAGGGGGGCAGCTGCTGCGCGAGCGTGACCAGATGCGGTATCATCTCTGCCTCCTCTCAGTCGCTGAAGTTCTTGTTGATGAAGTCCTTCTCGCTGGTGAACTGCTGCCGCTCGATGTCGAAGACGGTGAACCGCATGGCCTTCATCAGGCCCCGCGCCGCCCGCCGCCTGGCCTCATCCCCCGTGGCGCTCTCCCAGGCCCGGATAAAGGTCAGCCAGTCTCGCTTGGCCACGATGAAGTTGAGGATGTACTTGCTTCACACCTGGGCGGCGATCAGGGTGGTGGCCGGCGGCTCCCGGGTGAGGACAGCGTTTGTGCT
Coding sequences within it:
- a CDS encoding DUF350 domain-containing protein, whose product is MIPHLVTLAQQLPPFGIPLGGPDYGRVLLNALFLLFWVVVAGIAFAIMAPIAMRVFNRVAPGIDEMAELKNGNMAVALVQGATILAMALLVVAVILK